A window of the Yersinia rochesterensis genome harbors these coding sequences:
- a CDS encoding YbjN domain-containing protein, whose translation MDSLIVPDLALLRRWLDQLGISFFECDSCQALHLPHMQNFEGVFDAKIDLVDNIILFSALAEVRPTALIPLVADLSQINASSLTVKAFIDIQDDNLPKLIVCQSLTVEVGVTLAQLGYFMQQCEEQISMIILEARANDLLFIGNSEDDELPQTATAYPVIH comes from the coding sequence ATGGATTCACTCATCGTCCCGGATTTAGCCTTATTACGGCGTTGGCTGGATCAACTCGGTATCTCATTTTTTGAGTGCGATTCCTGCCAGGCACTGCATTTGCCGCATATGCAAAATTTTGAAGGGGTGTTTGATGCCAAAATTGATTTGGTTGATAACATTATCCTGTTTTCAGCGCTGGCCGAAGTGCGGCCGACCGCTTTGATCCCGCTGGTTGCGGACCTCAGCCAAATTAACGCCAGCTCACTGACGGTGAAGGCTTTTATTGATATTCAGGATGATAATCTGCCAAAACTGATTGTCTGCCAGTCACTGACGGTGGAAGTCGGGGTGACATTGGCGCAATTAGGCTATTTTATGCAGCAGTGTGAAGAGCAGATTTCGATGATTATTCTGGAGGCGCGTGCGAACGACTTACTGTTTATTGGTAATAGTGAAGACGATGAGTTGCCGCAAACCGCCACTGCTTACCCTGTTATTCATTAA
- a CDS encoding YbjO family protein: MRLLFSSAATTPVPVLIAGTAIIATRFLGVILLVATLGWRGTGSFIAESLQYWDSALIFIASILILLLEIVCGVAVCLRQNWARWSYLACQWVVSIYLLMASLDWLELDVDVFRIDGDTGAEILHSLLLQKIPDVVILGLLFFPWHRYFRSSK, from the coding sequence ATGAGATTGTTATTTTCATCCGCCGCCACCACGCCTGTCCCGGTGTTAATCGCCGGAACCGCCATTATTGCGACCCGTTTCCTCGGCGTAATCCTTTTGGTGGCGACGCTGGGCTGGAGAGGTACGGGCAGTTTTATCGCTGAAAGCCTGCAATACTGGGATTCCGCCCTGATCTTTATTGCCAGTATCTTGATCCTGTTGCTGGAAATAGTTTGTGGCGTAGCAGTATGTTTGCGGCAAAACTGGGCGCGCTGGAGCTATTTGGCTTGCCAATGGGTGGTCAGCATCTATTTACTGATGGCGTCACTGGACTGGTTAGAGCTGGATGTCGATGTCTTCCGCATTGATGGCGATACTGGCGCTGAAATTTTACATAGTCTACTGCTACAAAAGATCCCCGACGTGGTGATTCTCGGTTTGTTGTTTTTCCCTTGGCATCGCTATTTTCGGTCGTCAAAATGA
- the artJ gene encoding arginine ABC transporter substrate-binding protein, with product MKKLLLATILSGMVFSATAAETIRFAASATYPPFESIGANNEIVGFDMDLAKALCKQMEANCTFTNQAFDSLIPALKFKRYDAVISGMDITPERSKQVAFTQPYYANSAIVIAPKGKFSSFADLKGKKIGMENGTTHQKFLQDKHPEIQTVAYDSYQNAIIDLKNGRIDGVFGDTAVVNEWLKTNPNLASVGEHVTDPQYFGTGLGIAVRPDNTALLEKLNKAIEAVKADGTYKAINDKWFPQ from the coding sequence ATGAAAAAGTTACTATTGGCGACAATCTTAAGTGGTATGGTGTTCAGTGCAACGGCCGCTGAAACCATCCGTTTCGCTGCTTCAGCAACCTACCCGCCTTTTGAATCCATCGGCGCCAATAATGAAATCGTCGGCTTTGATATGGATTTGGCGAAAGCATTATGTAAGCAGATGGAAGCCAACTGTACATTCACCAATCAGGCCTTTGATAGCCTGATCCCGGCGCTTAAATTTAAACGTTATGATGCTGTTATCTCTGGTATGGACATCACACCGGAACGTAGCAAGCAGGTGGCATTTACCCAGCCTTACTATGCCAACTCGGCCATTGTTATTGCCCCGAAAGGTAAATTCAGTTCTTTCGCAGACCTGAAAGGCAAGAAAATCGGGATGGAAAACGGCACCACGCACCAGAAATTTTTACAGGATAAACATCCAGAAATTCAAACCGTGGCTTATGACAGCTACCAAAATGCCATTATTGACCTGAAAAATGGCCGTATTGACGGGGTGTTTGGCGACACAGCGGTAGTGAATGAGTGGCTGAAAACCAATCCAAATCTGGCATCAGTTGGCGAGCACGTGACTGACCCGCAATACTTCGGCACCGGCCTTGGCATTGCTGTGCGCCCGGATAACACCGCGTTGCTGGAGAAACTGAATAAAGCCATTGAAGCGGTGAAAGCTGACGGGACATATAAGGCTATCAATGATAAGTGGTTCCCGCAGTAA
- the potI gene encoding putrescine ABC transporter permease PotI has translation MNNLPEVRSVWRRIILIVGYTFLYAPMLMLVIYSFNSSKLVIVWAGWSIRWYVELFNDSAMISAVGLSLTIAAASATMAVVLGTIAAVVMVRFGRFRGSNGFAFMLTAPLVMPDVITGLSLLLLFVAMSHAIGWPAERGMFTIWLAHVTFCTAYVTVVISSRLRELDRSIEEAAMDLGATPLKVFFVITVPMIAPALVSGWLLAFTLSLDDLVIASFVAGPGATTLPMLVFSSVRMGVNPEINALATLILLVVGIIGLIAWWFMSRSEKQRLRELRKAARS, from the coding sequence ATGAATAACTTACCGGAAGTGCGCTCGGTCTGGCGTCGGATTATCTTGATTGTCGGCTATACCTTCTTGTATGCGCCGATGTTGATGTTGGTTATATACTCATTTAACAGCTCGAAACTGGTCATTGTGTGGGCGGGGTGGTCTATCCGCTGGTATGTAGAGCTGTTCAATGATTCGGCGATGATATCAGCGGTGGGGTTGAGCCTCACTATCGCCGCGGCTTCTGCCACCATGGCGGTGGTGTTGGGGACGATAGCGGCGGTGGTCATGGTGCGCTTTGGCCGTTTTCGCGGCTCGAACGGTTTTGCTTTTATGCTGACAGCCCCACTGGTGATGCCCGACGTCATTACCGGTTTATCATTATTGCTGCTGTTTGTCGCCATGAGCCATGCAATTGGCTGGCCAGCGGAGCGCGGCATGTTCACCATCTGGCTAGCACATGTGACTTTCTGTACCGCCTATGTGACGGTGGTTATCAGTTCCCGTTTGCGCGAATTAGACCGGTCAATCGAAGAAGCCGCTATGGATTTGGGGGCGACCCCATTGAAAGTGTTCTTTGTGATTACTGTGCCGATGATTGCTCCAGCATTAGTCTCTGGTTGGCTACTGGCTTTTACCCTGTCACTGGACGATTTAGTGATCGCCAGCTTTGTCGCCGGGCCGGGTGCAACGACCTTGCCGATGCTGGTGTTCTCTAGTGTGCGCATGGGGGTGAACCCGGAGATCAACGCGCTGGCGACACTGATTTTGCTGGTGGTCGGGATTATCGGCTTAATTGCGTGGTGGTTTATGTCCCGTTCGGAAAAGCAGCGGTTGCGCGAATTACGCAAAGCTGCCCGCAGTTGA
- the rlmC gene encoding 23S rRNA (uracil(747)-C(5))-methyltransferase RlmC: MHCAQYTAGSCRSCQWLDKPYPQQLADKQHHLENLLSGHAVTQCLSPVFGQESAFRNKAKMVVSGSVERPLLGMLHRDGTPVDLCECPLYPASFAPVFAVLKTFIARAGLTPYNVARKRGELKFLLLTESTYSGELMLRFVLRSPTKLAQLQAALPWLQQQLPQLAVISANIQPVHMAILEGELEIPLTEQQALPEIFNQVPLFIRPQSFFQTNPQVAASLYATARQWVRELNINSMWDLFCGVGGFGLHCADTETQLTGIEISAEAIACARQSASQLGLKNVNFAALDSTRFATTEKQVPQLVLVNPPRRGIGAELCEYLSQMAPEFILYSSCNAETMAKDINLLANYRIERVQLFDMFPHTAHYEVLSLLTLRP, translated from the coding sequence ATGCATTGCGCACAATATACGGCGGGTAGCTGCCGTTCCTGTCAGTGGCTGGATAAACCTTATCCACAACAACTGGCTGATAAACAACATCATTTAGAAAATCTGTTATCTGGTCACGCCGTTACTCAATGTCTATCGCCGGTTTTCGGGCAGGAAAGTGCTTTTCGTAATAAAGCCAAAATGGTGGTTAGCGGCAGTGTTGAGCGCCCATTATTAGGAATGTTGCACCGCGATGGCACCCCGGTTGATTTATGTGAGTGTCCACTTTATCCCGCCAGTTTTGCGCCCGTTTTTGCAGTGCTGAAAACCTTTATTGCGCGTGCGGGCCTAACGCCTTATAACGTTGCGCGCAAGCGCGGTGAGCTTAAATTCCTGTTATTGACTGAAAGCACTTACAGTGGCGAGTTAATGCTGCGCTTTGTGTTGCGCTCACCCACTAAATTGGCACAGCTACAGGCGGCCTTGCCCTGGTTACAGCAACAATTACCTCAACTTGCCGTTATCTCGGCCAATATTCAGCCGGTGCATATGGCGATTTTGGAAGGGGAGCTGGAAATTCCATTAACTGAGCAGCAGGCGCTACCCGAGATCTTTAATCAAGTGCCGCTGTTCATCCGCCCACAAAGTTTTTTCCAGACAAATCCGCAGGTTGCAGCATCATTGTATGCTACTGCGCGCCAATGGGTGCGAGAGCTGAATATCAATAGCATGTGGGATTTATTCTGTGGGGTAGGGGGTTTTGGTTTGCATTGTGCAGATACTGAAACTCAGCTTACCGGCATTGAAATCAGCGCCGAAGCTATTGCCTGCGCGCGCCAGTCAGCGAGCCAGTTGGGGTTAAAAAATGTCAATTTTGCCGCGCTAGATTCGACGCGTTTTGCCACCACAGAAAAGCAAGTGCCGCAATTGGTGTTAGTAAATCCGCCACGGCGCGGCATTGGTGCCGAACTGTGTGAATATCTCAGCCAAATGGCACCCGAATTTATTCTCTATTCAAGCTGTAATGCCGAGACAATGGCGAAAGATATCAATTTGTTAGCGAACTATCGCATTGAGCGGGTGCAGTTGTTTGATATGTTTCCGCATACCGCCCATTATGAAGTTTTATCCTTACTTACCCTGCGCCCTTGA
- the artM gene encoding arginine ABC transporter permease ArtM, whose protein sequence is MLEFLPEILKGLHTSLTLTIASLLVALVLSLLFTIVLTLKTPIVTPLVKIYITLFTGTPLLVQIFLIYYGPGQFPAIREYPWLWSLLSQPWLCAMIALALNSAAYTTQLFYGAVRAIPAGQWQSCEALGMSKAQSLRILLPFAFKRALSSYSNEVVLVFKSTSLAYTITLMEVMGYSQLMYGRTYDVMVFGAAGIVYLVVNGLLTLLMRLVERRALAFERRN, encoded by the coding sequence ATGCTGGAATTCTTACCCGAGATCCTGAAAGGGCTACATACCAGCCTGACATTGACTATTGCCTCCTTGTTGGTCGCGTTGGTGCTGTCATTGCTGTTTACCATTGTGTTGACGCTGAAAACTCCAATTGTCACGCCATTGGTTAAAATTTATATCACGCTGTTCACCGGCACCCCACTGTTGGTCCAGATCTTTTTGATCTACTACGGCCCAGGGCAGTTCCCGGCCATCCGTGAATACCCGTGGTTATGGAGTTTGCTGTCGCAACCATGGCTGTGTGCAATGATTGCATTGGCATTGAACAGCGCGGCCTATACCACTCAGTTGTTTTATGGTGCGGTCCGCGCTATTCCTGCCGGTCAATGGCAATCCTGTGAAGCACTGGGAATGTCTAAGGCGCAGTCATTGCGCATCTTGCTGCCATTTGCTTTTAAACGCGCACTTTCCTCCTATTCCAACGAAGTGGTGTTGGTATTCAAAAGTACCTCACTGGCTTACACCATTACATTGATGGAAGTTATGGGTTACAGCCAACTGATGTATGGCCGGACTTATGATGTGATGGTATTTGGTGCTGCGGGGATTGTGTATCTGGTGGTAAATGGGTTGCTGACACTGTTGATGCGGTTGGTGGAGCGCAGAGCGCTGGCGTTTGAGCGGCGGAATTAA
- the potF gene encoding spermidine/putrescine ABC transporter substrate-binding protein PotF translates to MFTQRKKWLSGVAAGLLMAASVSASAEEKTLHIYNWSDYIAPDTLANFQKETGIKVVYDVFDSNEVLEGKLMAGSTGFDLVVPSASFLERQLSAGVFKPLDKSKLPNDKNLDPELLTLVGKHDPDNKYAIPYLWATTGIGYNVEKVKAVLGKDAPVNSWDLVLKPENLEKLKSCGVSFLDAPSEIFATVLNYLGKDPNSIQATDYTGPATELLLKLRPNIRYFHSSQYINDLANGDICVAVGWAGDIMQASNRAKEAKNGVNVAYSIPKEGALAFFDVFAMPADAKNQDEAYQFLNYLMRPDVIANISNHVFYANANKAATPLLNAEVRDNPGIYPPADVRAKMFTLKVQDPKIDRVITRAWTKVKSGK, encoded by the coding sequence ATGTTCACCCAACGTAAAAAGTGGTTATCGGGTGTTGCTGCTGGCCTATTAATGGCTGCGTCCGTCTCAGCATCTGCTGAAGAAAAAACACTGCACATTTACAACTGGTCTGATTATATCGCTCCAGATACACTGGCTAATTTCCAAAAAGAAACCGGCATTAAAGTTGTCTATGATGTGTTTGACTCCAACGAGGTGTTGGAAGGTAAATTGATGGCGGGGAGCACTGGGTTTGACCTGGTGGTGCCGTCAGCCAGTTTCCTTGAGCGCCAATTGTCTGCGGGCGTATTCAAGCCGCTGGATAAAAGCAAATTACCGAATGACAAAAATCTTGATCCCGAGTTGTTGACCTTGGTCGGCAAGCACGATCCGGATAACAAATACGCGATTCCGTATCTGTGGGCGACTACCGGTATTGGCTATAACGTCGAGAAAGTCAAAGCGGTGTTGGGGAAAGATGCCCCGGTAAATAGCTGGGATTTGGTGCTGAAACCTGAAAACCTTGAGAAGCTGAAAAGTTGTGGCGTTTCCTTCCTGGATGCGCCAAGCGAGATTTTTGCTACTGTGCTCAATTACTTGGGAAAAGATCCTAACAGTATTCAGGCCACGGATTACACCGGCCCGGCGACTGAATTGTTATTAAAATTACGCCCCAATATTCGTTATTTCCACTCTTCACAATACATTAATGACTTGGCTAACGGGGATATCTGTGTCGCTGTGGGCTGGGCTGGCGATATCATGCAGGCCTCTAACCGCGCCAAAGAAGCCAAAAATGGTGTGAATGTGGCTTACAGTATTCCAAAGGAAGGGGCACTAGCCTTCTTTGATGTATTTGCCATGCCAGCGGATGCTAAAAATCAGGATGAAGCCTATCAATTCCTGAATTATCTGATGCGGCCAGATGTGATTGCCAACATCAGCAACCACGTGTTTTATGCCAATGCCAATAAAGCGGCGACCCCGCTGCTGAACGCAGAAGTCCGTGATAACCCTGGTATTTATCCGCCAGCCGATGTGCGAGCTAAAATGTTCACATTAAAAGTGCAAGATCCCAAAATTGATCGCGTGATCACCCGGGCTTGGACCAAAGTGAAAAGTGGTAAATAA
- the potG gene encoding putrescine ABC transporter ATP-binding subunit PotG: MNDAIPRPQPKSQKVFTPLLEIRNLTKSFDGQAAVDDVNLTIYKGEIFALLGASGCGKSTLLRMLAGFEQPTQGQIVLDGQDLSHVPPYQRPINMMFQSYALFPHMTVEQNIAFGLKQDKLPTNEIKSRVAEMLTLVHMQEFAKRKPHQLSGGQRQRVALARSLAKRPKLLLLDEPMGALDKKLRDRMQLEVVDILERVGATCVMVTHDQEEAMTMAGRIAIMNRGKFVQIGEPEEIYEHPNSRFSAEFIGSVNVFEGVLKERLDDALVIDSPGLRHPLKVDSDASVVDGVPVFVALRPEKVMLCEQVPEDGCNFAVGEVVHIAYLGDLSIYHVKLHSGQMLTAQLQNGHRYRKGMPTWGDEVQLCWDADSCVVLGS, encoded by the coding sequence GTGAATGATGCCATTCCCCGCCCGCAGCCAAAATCCCAAAAGGTGTTTACACCCTTGTTGGAGATTCGCAATTTAACCAAATCATTTGATGGTCAGGCCGCTGTAGATGATGTCAATTTGACCATCTACAAAGGCGAGATTTTTGCCCTGTTAGGGGCTTCAGGTTGTGGGAAATCCACCCTATTGCGCATGCTGGCCGGTTTTGAACAGCCGACACAGGGCCAGATTGTCCTCGATGGGCAGGATTTGTCGCACGTGCCGCCTTATCAGCGCCCAATCAATATGATGTTCCAGTCGTATGCATTATTCCCGCATATGACTGTTGAGCAAAATATCGCGTTTGGTTTGAAGCAAGACAAATTGCCCACGAATGAAATCAAAAGCCGGGTGGCAGAAATGCTGACACTGGTGCACATGCAAGAGTTTGCCAAGCGCAAGCCCCATCAGTTATCCGGTGGTCAGCGCCAGCGAGTGGCATTGGCGCGTAGTCTGGCTAAACGGCCAAAGTTGCTGTTGTTGGATGAGCCGATGGGCGCGTTGGACAAAAAATTGCGCGACCGCATGCAACTCGAAGTGGTGGATATTCTGGAGCGCGTAGGGGCAACTTGCGTGATGGTGACCCACGACCAGGAAGAGGCCATGACCATGGCTGGGCGCATTGCCATTATGAACCGTGGCAAATTCGTGCAAATTGGCGAACCGGAAGAGATTTACGAGCATCCGAACAGCAGATTCAGCGCCGAATTTATCGGTTCAGTGAATGTGTTTGAGGGCGTATTAAAAGAGCGACTGGATGATGCATTGGTTATCGACAGCCCCGGCCTGCGCCATCCACTGAAAGTAGATTCGGATGCTTCTGTGGTTGACGGCGTGCCTGTTTTTGTCGCCTTGCGGCCAGAAAAAGTGATGTTGTGTGAACAGGTGCCGGAAGATGGCTGCAACTTTGCGGTCGGTGAAGTGGTACACATTGCTTATTTGGGTGATTTGTCCATTTATCACGTGAAATTACACAGCGGACAAATGCTTACCGCGCAGCTACAAAATGGCCACCGTTACCGTAAAGGGATGCCAACTTGGGGTGATGAAGTACAACTTTGCTGGGATGCCGACAGCTGTGTTGTCTTAGGTAGCTGA
- a CDS encoding GrxA family glutaredoxin, with translation MFAVIFGRPGCPYCVRAKELAEKLETERDDFKFRYIDIHAEGITKADLEKTVGKPVETVPQIFIDEKHIGGCTDFEAYAKENLSLFK, from the coding sequence ATGTTTGCTGTGATTTTTGGGCGTCCTGGATGTCCTTACTGTGTTCGTGCCAAAGAGCTGGCGGAAAAACTGGAAACTGAACGCGACGATTTTAAATTCCGTTACATCGATATTCACGCGGAAGGGATAACCAAAGCTGATCTGGAAAAAACAGTCGGCAAACCGGTAGAAACCGTGCCACAAATCTTTATCGATGAGAAACACATTGGCGGTTGCACAGATTTCGAAGCCTATGCTAAAGAAAATCTGAGCCTGTTCAAGTAA
- the artQ gene encoding arginine ABC transporter permease ArtQ gives MNEFQPLASAAGMTVGLAVCALALGLVLAMLFAVCESSRWKVVSYLTTGWVTILRGLPEILVVLFIYFGSSQLLMMLSDGFTLNLYLFELPIKLNIDDFEVSPFLCGVIALALLYSAYASQTLRGALKAVPIGQWESGQALGLSQTAIFFRLIMPQMWRHALPGLGNQWLVLLKDTALVSLISVNDLMLQTKSIATRTQEPFTWYVIAAAIYLVVTLLSQYVLKWIELRTTRFERSPS, from the coding sequence ATGAATGAATTTCAACCTTTAGCAAGCGCCGCCGGTATGACCGTCGGCCTTGCCGTTTGTGCACTGGCCCTCGGCCTGGTTCTGGCGATGCTGTTTGCCGTCTGTGAATCATCACGATGGAAAGTCGTCAGTTACCTGACAACTGGCTGGGTCACCATTTTACGCGGGCTACCAGAGATTCTGGTGGTGCTGTTTATCTATTTTGGCTCCTCTCAGCTGTTGATGATGCTGTCAGACGGCTTTACCTTGAATCTGTATCTCTTTGAGCTGCCTATTAAGCTCAATATTGATGATTTTGAGGTTAGCCCATTCCTGTGCGGTGTTATTGCGCTGGCCCTGCTTTATTCGGCTTATGCATCACAGACTTTACGCGGTGCGCTGAAAGCCGTGCCTATCGGGCAGTGGGAATCAGGCCAAGCATTGGGTTTGAGTCAAACGGCTATTTTCTTCCGTTTGATTATGCCGCAGATGTGGCGTCATGCCCTACCCGGCTTGGGCAACCAATGGTTGGTGCTGTTGAAAGATACCGCGTTAGTGTCGCTTATCAGTGTTAATGATTTGATGCTGCAAACCAAAAGTATTGCCACCCGAACTCAAGAACCCTTTACCTGGTATGTGATTGCCGCGGCTATTTATCTGGTGGTGACTCTGCTTAGCCAGTATGTGCTCAAGTGGATTGAACTCCGAACTACCCGTTTTGAACGGAGCCCATCCTAA
- a CDS encoding YbjC family protein yields MRSLGDMPRIVIVAEVLGMLLLVMAYLSINDYVSLPGSIGTPAVAIMMIFIGIALMIPAATCIVWRVAHGFGPLLGSADRVSRPQSKKELEEARTKKENKSG; encoded by the coding sequence ATGCGCTCATTAGGAGATATGCCCCGTATTGTTATCGTGGCAGAAGTGCTGGGGATGTTGTTATTGGTCATGGCCTATTTAAGTATTAATGACTATGTGTCACTACCTGGCTCTATTGGGACACCGGCTGTTGCCATCATGATGATTTTTATCGGGATTGCTTTGATGATCCCGGCGGCAACTTGCATTGTTTGGCGTGTAGCCCATGGTTTTGGCCCGCTATTAGGCAGCGCTGATAGAGTATCCAGGCCACAATCAAAGAAAGAGTTAGAAGAAGCGCGAACCAAAAAAGAGAATAAATCTGGGTAA
- the artJ gene encoding arginine ABC transporter substrate-binding protein: MKKLIIAAVLASISLSASAAETVRFAAEATYPPFEFIDANNKMQGFDIDLANTLCKEMQAECTFTNQAFDSLIPSLKFKRFDAVISGMDITPERQKQVAFTQPYYDNSALFIAEKGKVADLAALKGKRVGMQNGSTHQKYLMEKHPEITAVPYDSYQNAILDLKNGRLDAVFGDTAVVNEWLKQNNQLAAVGDKVTDADYFGTGLGIAVRQNNTELQGKLDAALAKVKADGTYQTIYKKWFQQ, from the coding sequence ATGAAAAAATTAATAATTGCTGCAGTCCTCGCCAGTATCAGTTTGTCCGCCTCTGCCGCTGAAACTGTCCGTTTCGCTGCTGAAGCGACTTACCCGCCATTTGAATTTATTGATGCCAATAATAAAATGCAGGGCTTTGATATCGATCTGGCTAATACGCTGTGTAAAGAGATGCAAGCCGAATGTACCTTTACCAATCAAGCTTTCGACAGCTTGATCCCAAGTTTAAAATTCAAGCGTTTTGATGCGGTTATTTCTGGGATGGACATTACCCCTGAGCGCCAAAAGCAAGTGGCTTTTACCCAGCCTTATTATGATAACTCTGCGCTGTTTATTGCCGAAAAAGGCAAAGTGGCTGATTTAGCCGCCCTGAAAGGCAAACGTGTCGGGATGCAGAATGGTTCGACTCATCAAAAATATCTGATGGAGAAACACCCTGAAATTACCGCCGTCCCTTATGACAGCTATCAAAATGCCATTCTTGACCTGAAAAATGGCCGTCTGGATGCGGTATTTGGTGACACTGCGGTGGTCAATGAGTGGTTGAAGCAGAATAATCAATTAGCTGCGGTGGGTGACAAAGTCACTGACGCTGACTATTTCGGTACCGGTTTAGGGATTGCCGTTCGTCAGAACAACACCGAATTACAGGGTAAGTTAGATGCTGCATTGGCAAAAGTTAAAGCCGATGGCACCTATCAGACAATTTATAAAAAATGGTTCCAGCAGTAA
- the potH gene encoding putrescine ABC transporter permease PotH, protein MIPKSTRGAAQPSARAVGPVKALIQRFQMSHGRKLVIGIPYLWLFLLFMLPFLIVFKISLAEMARAVPPYTDLVTWLDGKLDISLNLGNYLQLLDDPLYIDAYLQSLQVAGVSTLCCLIIGYPLAWAIAHSKSSTRNILLLLVILPSWTSFLIRVYAWMGILKNNGILNNFLMWTGIIDQPLIILHTNLAVYIGVVYSYLPFMVLPIYTALTRLDYSLVEAASDLGARPFKTFVSVIVPLTKGGIVAGSMLVFIPAVGEFVIPELLGGPDSIMIGRILWQEFFNNRDWPVASAVATVMLVLLIVPIIWFHKHQNKAAGGAV, encoded by the coding sequence GTGATACCAAAATCCACCCGTGGAGCAGCACAACCATCGGCCCGAGCTGTAGGGCCGGTAAAAGCGCTGATTCAACGTTTCCAGATGTCCCATGGCCGGAAATTGGTCATCGGCATCCCTTATTTATGGTTATTCTTGCTGTTTATGTTGCCGTTCCTGATTGTATTCAAAATCAGTCTGGCGGAGATGGCGCGCGCAGTTCCACCTTATACCGATCTAGTGACCTGGCTGGACGGCAAGCTGGATATCTCGCTCAATCTCGGCAACTATCTGCAACTGCTTGATGATCCACTGTATATCGATGCTTATCTACAATCACTGCAAGTGGCGGGGGTATCCACTTTATGCTGTCTGATTATCGGCTATCCATTGGCTTGGGCGATTGCCCATAGCAAATCATCTACACGCAATATCTTATTGCTGCTGGTTATTCTGCCATCATGGACATCATTCCTGATTCGGGTGTATGCCTGGATGGGGATCCTGAAAAATAATGGCATTTTGAATAACTTCCTGATGTGGACCGGGATTATTGATCAGCCGCTGATTATTCTGCACACCAATTTGGCGGTATATATTGGCGTGGTGTATTCCTACCTGCCTTTCATGGTGTTGCCTATCTATACCGCACTGACCCGATTGGATTACTCATTGGTCGAAGCGGCATCGGATCTGGGTGCCAGACCCTTTAAAACCTTTGTCAGTGTGATTGTCCCTTTGACCAAAGGGGGGATCGTGGCCGGTTCCATGTTGGTATTTATTCCGGCGGTCGGTGAATTTGTTATCCCTGAACTGCTCGGCGGCCCGGACAGCATCATGATTGGCCGTATTTTATGGCAAGAATTCTTTAATAACCGTGACTGGCCAGTGGCCTCCGCCGTCGCGACAGTCATGTTAGTGTTACTGATCGTGCCGATTATTTGGTTCCACAAGCACCAAAATAAAGCAGCAGGAGGCGCGGTATGA